Proteins encoded in a region of the Zea mays cultivar B73 chromosome 2, Zm-B73-REFERENCE-NAM-5.0, whole genome shotgun sequence genome:
- the LOC100274777 gene encoding uncharacterized protein LOC100274777 yields the protein MASREGGGGPPAGRVGRTREYRTGMQTELLSIDAPPSVSLFVLCGDRFEAAHLFRSGALSLHMARVEGVPVSMATCAVGDHHWMLARDALVARIDARAFVFELPGFFYAVVVPPGAAADRKCATMADIFSRFCAYHDLATAADDGNELAGEAVSTNPWVRAHAVIQRLKRHASPAAGRQATADDASPSSDRARQMERAVRTSAVVKLLTRSLLAGVLQPGRHLTITTGGGGGGAANAGTSSRPSTTAALPSKSAVSDLLDAIETNRAVPRCDTRRASGGGLGWWSLNVEGVMLLLRVVQAVRGRKNLAAPAAGEKRPRDAGPGRDTMRGGVMGGGGAARRWCGGRPRKIGNTVGACGSS from the exons ATGGCGTCTCGGGAAGGAGGAGGAGGTCCGCCGGCGGGCCGCGTGGGCCGGACGCGGGAGTACCGGACGGGCATGCAGACCGAGCTGCTGTCCATCGACGCCCCGCCGTCGGTGAGCCTCTTCGTGCTCTGCGGCGACCGCTTCGAGGCCGCGCACCTGTTCCGGTCGGGGGCCCTGTCGCTGCACATGGCCCGCGTGGAGGGCGTCCCGGTGTCCATGGCCACCTGCGCCGTCGGCGACCACCACTGGATGCTGGCGCGCGACGCCCTCGTGGCGCGCATCGACGCGCGCGCCTTCGTCTTCGAGCTCCCCGGCTTCTTCTACGCCGTCGTCGTGCCGCCCGGCGCCGCGGCGGACAGGAAGTGCGCCACGATGGCCGACATCTTCTCGCGCTTCTGCGCGTACCACGATCTTGCCACCGCCGCCGATG ATGGAAACGAACTTGCTGGCGAGGCGGTGAGCACAAACCCGTGGGTCCGTGCCCACGCCGTGATACAGCGCCTCAAGAGGCACGCCTCGCCCGCAGCAGGACGACAGGCCACCGCCGATGACGCGTCGCCGTCGTCCGACCGTGCCAGGCAGATGGAGCGCGCCGTCCGCACGTCCGCGGTCGTCAAGCTACTTACCCGATCCCTGCTGGCTGGCGTGCTCCAGCCCGGCCGCCACCTGACCATCACcaccggaggcggcggcggcggcgccgccaaTGCCGGCACCAGCTCGCGGCCCTCCACCACAGCAGCGCTGCCAAGCAAATCGGCCGTGTCAGACCTCCTCGACGCTATCGAGACGAACCGGGCCGTGCCGCGCTGCGACACCCGCCGTGCATCCGGTGGCGGACTCGGGTGGTGGAGCCTCAACGTGGAGGGTGTaatgctgctgctcagggtcgtcCAGGCGGTGCGGGGAAGGAAGAACCTAGCGGCGCCGGCGGCAGGGGAGAAGAGGCCACGGGACGCGGGACCTGGTCGCGACACCATGAGAGGTGGCGTTATGGGTGGCGGCGGCGCGGCTCGGCGGTGGTGCGGCGGGAGGCCGAGGAAGATTGGGAATACCGTTGGCGCCTGCGGGAGCTCTTAG